A segment of the Meriones unguiculatus strain TT.TT164.6M chromosome 10, Bangor_MerUng_6.1, whole genome shotgun sequence genome:
ATTTCTGTTCCTGAGATGTGGGCATTGCTATGTTAATCAAGCTGATATAGAACTACTAGGTTCCTGCAATGTTCCTGTCTCTATTTCTACATAGTCAGGGTCACAGATCTTTACCACCAGACCTGCTGGTAGTTTGTGATCTATTTGGAAGAGCATCCTGATCTTGTGGAGACTATGGAACCCTGGGGCTCTCATATTCACATTCCATATTGTTACAAGAGCTTTTACTGAGTGGAGCTAACAAAAGATTGGCAGCATTTTGTGAGGGAGTGACATGAAGAGGGTTTGTCATATAAAGTGGTGAAAAGGTAACTGTATAGGTTAGGAATCGTTATAGGGCAACATCAAAAAGCTttccagaaacaaaaccaaaaacatatgCTTTCCAAACCTCAGGCATGAAGCTCACTTGCCTTTCTTCACATATGGCACTATAGCTCTTTGTGCCTCTCCTGAGCCTGCTTTAGCTCCTGGATCTTCTGGGGCAGAGTCTTGGTCCAGAACTTCAACCTTCTGGCCTTCAGGGCTCGGCCCACAGCAGGCTGGATGTCCAGCTGCAGGTACTGCTCCTCATGGTCCAACATGGGCCAGTAGGGTAGACCCTCGCTGTTGGGGTTCCTGTGGACATGCCACCCAGCAGGGAAGGTGAGGTCACTTGATCCTAATTTGGCTCACAACAGTGAACAAACTAGGCCAGGGTTTTAAGACTGATGGGGCTTATGTTTGCATATAGGAATACAAGTGTGACCAACTAGTTTCAGTTCCATGTGGGACACAGCTATGGCCTGTTTTCTGCCTTCTTCTCAAAGGCAAAAACTAAAGAGTGTTACCACAATACTGTGACCCACACACCAGGTCACTGCAAGATGAAGAGTAACAAACATATATAAGGTATCTGaatgtgccatgtgtgtgtgtgtatgtgtgtgtgtgtgtgtgcgtgtgtgtgtgtgtgtgtatgtacaagtgCACCTGTGCTTGTGTAGTGACTGGCTGTGTGGTAAACTGCTTGCCAAAGTGTGCTCTAGGGTAGGAAAGACTCTATCATTTGAAAAAATACCATACAGGCTGAGGAGCCCACCCCACACAAAGAGAGCGACCGGGACAGCGACCCACCCTtgcagaagctgagggaggggcatCCTCTCACCCGTGTCGTGCAAAGTTGGCCCAGTACTTCATTATCTTTCTGCTGAGTAGCTCCTCCTCATTGGTGTTAGCTGAAGAAAGAATGCAGCTGACCGTTTGTGCTTCACACTCACCATGCCAGCTATCATTCAAGAGTGAACTATTGGTTgggttccctccttccctcacccaCAATCCAGGATCTAAGTCTCTAATTGGATTCAGCCAGGTTCATCTTTGCCCTTTTGCTTTCTTATTACCAATAACACAAAGTAGATTAAGAAAGGTTGAGATTAGAACCTAATGTAGGTTTTGAGATGTGAGATAGTGCATACTGGGTTCTGTCTTTCTTCAAGGAATTTGTTCCTTCAACTGGATTAAGAACTTAGCCATCCAGAGTTTTTTCCCCATAATGGACCCCAATTCAGCCCAAAGAAATCAATGAAGACTCACGTTTTATGCCGGAGACTAGGTAGCCAAAGACAAATGAAACTTCATCACCATGGTCAGCCTTTACGTGGGGTGGCCTGAAGTGTTTGAGGAAGCTGGGCCGATGCTGGAACTCATAGAAGTAGACAGGAGCATGGGAACCTGGGGTGAGGACATGTGGAGACATGGTGGAGCTTCACCCAGAACTGTCCCTTCACACATTTGGTGACAAGATATCTTGGTCTCAAGTTTCTGAAATCACAACAGTTTAGAGTGTAGCTCCAGTGTGGAGCGTTGGCTGTGGGAAAGCCCACTGTTAAATAATGACTCTTCCCACTTCCTGGGAGTAGTTAGGGCAAGTCACAATCATTCAGCTGAATCCTCAGATAAGATATCACTCTATGACATTCACCATAATGATTTACTATATAAAGTCTCTTGGTCATTTGGAAACAGATATCAGATATCTGATCCAGACACAGGTCAAGCCAGGATACTACCTAGCTTAGCTGGGACCTAAGCTCTGAGTTTTCTCCCTCAACCTTGTTCCAGATGTACTCACGCTGAAAATGTGCTACTTGGAGTGCAGGGATCATGAACATGAAGTCCCCCATCATCTCTGTATACTGAATTTGGAGGGTCTGGGGATCCTCAGTGTCTCCCATGTACTCTTCCATGAGTAGATcaccacactcaggaggcagcatcTACCACATTGtgatgagaaagaataaaattaggtAGTCATTAATATGGGTAGGCAACATTGTTATGATAAGGGAATGTATTTGAGGTCTGATATGTGGAGAAAGCTCTTATTAACTTTAGATAGTCAAGcatgacaccacacacacacacatctggggATGCTACCTGTGAACATTAGATAGGCACCCTTACAGTTCTGACCGTACCCCCAAGATTCTCACCATCTCTTTGGCTGCTATGTTCTTCAGAAAAGCTGGCAGGGTCTCTCTggttatttcctttattttctgagcaGAGCCCATTACCTGCGGGTGTAGAGACTGGTTTTAAGTGTGGCACAACATAAATATGCAATGAATCTCTGAGTTCCCATTGCCCAGCATACGAGTCTCTAGGCTCCCAGAAGAATAGAAAAGAAGCCACACCAGAGGGATAATATAGCCAAACTCGTCATTGGTGGCACCAATGATGCTGGGGACAGGGTGAAAGTCATCAGAGGCCAACAGCTCCTGAGGATGCTTGGGTAGGAACTCCCCATCCACCACAGCAGGGATGATCTTGAAGACCTGAGGGGCATTCAAAGTCAGTACTGAAGGTTaatcatttgtgttttctgattcCCACTGAATGTCTCCACCCTTTTCCACTTTTCAGTTTGCCTCAAGAAGCTTATTCTCCCACAACTCCCTCATCTCACCCCTGAGGAGACCTTATACTTAGATTAGCTTATGTTGGCATTGCTGCTAGCCATGGAGATTAGGCAATTTGTTCATAGAAATGAAGAATCCCTATAATACACCTTGCTATCTGCCACTTTCCAAGCCAAACAGTTCTGCCAACCttgttaatagccagaatctctGCTTCACTCTTGCTTCTTAGGCAGTGCACCAGGCTCTCTGAGTTCACAGCTGCACAACCAGATAGATTGGCCACCGTCTGTAAAGAGAACAGGATGACACTGTCTTCCAGGCAGAGAAGTTTTTCCAGTCCCAAGCTGGGCCATTTACTCAAAATGGAATACCATGTCGTGTAATGTGTGTGAGCGGAAGCAAGTACAAAAAATGTTCCCATTTTGCTGTTGCTCAGTGGTGATAGTAacacctcccttcctcttcttggcCCTCTCTCCCACCTTTTATGTAGTAAGAGAAATGGTCTCTTGTTCTACTGAAGCCTACACCAGTCTAGCTGGTTTGTAACtctctaaagatttttttttgcccCTACCTCCCTTCTCTCCAAAGGAACACTTGGATTAAAGACAAGGAACACCACACTTAGCCATACGTGTGTTctgggaaattgaactcagatcctcacaccATCACAGCAAGCTCTCTTGCCTCTTTAACTATTCCCCAAACTCATACacatttgtttttgtcagtgaTTGAAGgttcagcagaacaaaacaaaaccaactaaccaaccgaacaagcaatcaaacaaataaaaaaaatcccttgCATCTATTCCTTGAATAAAGCACTGCACAGTGGGGTGCAGTAAGTCTTTAAGAAAGCACTGAAGGGAAGTTACCTCCCATGGTcctcattttcccttctgaatataGTACCAGAGTAGTGGAGAGTGAGTTGCTAAGGTCAGGGTTGGAGGGTAGAGTATACTCACATTGTAAACCACCTCAGAGGAGCTGGAGATGAGACCAGGGAGCACAGCCACTCCACTCTCCATGATGGCACCATGGAACAGTCCTTGGGACATGGGAGACACAACATGTGAAGACACACTTATGCCACCTGCTGACTCGCCAAAAATAGTGACCCTGTCAGGGTTGCCTCCAAAGTGGGCGATGTTCTTCTGGACCCAGCGTAGGGCAGCCACTTGGTCCAGGTATCCCCAGTTGCCTCTGGCATGCTGGTCTCCAGTGCTGAAAAGTTGTAAAGTCATGAATCATACGATTGTCTAGAATCTGCCCAGCACACATTTCCTTGCCCAGCTCTCACCTCACCTGAAGAATCCCAGGACTCCCAGGCGGTACTGGATAGTGACCACCACCACATCCTCAATGGCTGCCAGCATGGATCCATCATACATGGAGGCCATGCCTACAACAAGACCACCACCATGGATCCACACCATCACCTGGGGAAGTCAAGAGAGAATCCAAGAAGCTTCCAACCAGCATATGCTCAAGTGGAGCTGCCTGCCAGAATACGACTGCTTTATGTAGTCgtattttcctgtgtgtgtttacagctaaacacacacacaggactccTCAGCATCTTagacccaggccacagaggagggaccACAGTACCATCAGCATATTTCCAAGCCCCACTGCCTCACTAAGAATGTTTGTTTCCATTTAAGTCCAGAGTAATGTCATTATTATTCTCAGAGAGAAGTGTAGCGAGGGTTGTGTCCATAAGCATTTTTTCCTGACTATGAATCAAAGGGATCACCAACTCTCTTTGGTATAATCAATATCCCAAAGCTGTAAATTCAGCTTCTCTTGGTGTTCAGCCCTTGGATACCTGACTGGGTCTCTAGGGCTCAAGATTGTTGAGAAAATCCCAAGTTAGTGCATAGAACACAAACTCTGCCCTCTCAAATTTCCATTGCTCAGTGTCCCACACCCCGGGTCCAGGTGCCAACCATGGCTGAGAAGGCCTTCTTAGACCCACTAGGGAAAGGCTTCTGGCCAGGGTCTACACTGCAGCAGAACTCAGTTGTTCTTGTACTTTCTAATCTTCCTGGAAAGACCTGTCCACTCCCACCCAGGTGACCATGACCCAACTCTCACAGGCAAGTTTGAACCTTCATGGGCATGGGTTGGTGTGTAGACGTTGAGATACAGGCAGTCCTCAGACATAGAGACGGGAGGCATGCTCAGTTTCATCATATTGAGAACCTCTGAATCCATCATATCATTTTGTAGACACCTGGTGACATTAGCAGACAGTTAATACAACAGATGTCTGGTGGTCAAAACCAGGTTTTAGTTCAGATTTTCTCTAAGTCACTTTTAGCAAATTCCCTCCAAGATGTCCTGATAATGCTTGATTCCTCTCTACAGCCATTTCCTGCCAAAGTAAAGGCTACAGGCTCAGATAAAGCTAGAGTAGATTCACATTTCCAGAGCTGACTGCACTTGGGTGAGGTCAtatgttttattctttctgaATCTGGGCTCTAGAAATATCTAGGAGGCTCTATGAGAATAATTTCCTGCATGTAGTGACAGGCacccattttcattttattttttgatgtctGTTGAGATGGTTATGTAGAAGGACTTTTAGCGTCGGTAtagaaaaattccctttcaataaaaagctaatggcCTGTTAGCTGAAACAGGAAATAAGGAGGTGgtagatagagacagacacatGGGGGAGggttagaaagagagagagagagagagagagagagagagagagagagagagatgctgggaGAAGTCAGACACAGGAGATTTGGATTGGGATTCTAAAGAAGATGGTCATTtggcagaggtaaccagccacttGACAGAACTAAGAATAGAATTACTGGGATATTACTTATGAGCAGGTCAGCCTAGCAATATTGGCCTAGGCTTTTGGAAATGTATTTAAGCCTCAGAGTTGTTATTTTGGGATCTGTGGTATAGAAGAAAACATGACTGTGGTATAGAAGAAAACTACATGGGTAGTTTCGATTTTTACATTAAAACAGCGACGGAACAAAGAGAATATAGTCCCACTGAAGGATTATCTAGATCATGGTAGCCTATGGGGATTTTCTTGACTCTCTTAGTTGAGGTGGTAATATTCCTGACCATGAGGGCCACCCTTTCCTAGGAAGGGGTTTCTGAATTGAATGAGCAGAGAATGCAAACTGACCTTTAGGAGGTAGGTTGCATTCTTTCATGTCTTATCCCAGATAAAGATGTGACATGATTCATTCTTTTAAGATTTCCCTTGTAATGAATGTTAACATGGAACTGTGACacataataaaatgttactgTCTTAAACTGCTTTTATCACAACTCCAAGAACAAAATACAGATACATGGATACTGTGCTGCTATGCCTACACAGGCACTATGGGACTCAGTGGACAAAAATGTCCCAAAGACTAGTGGGATTTCCTTCACTCTATGTCCAGAAACTCTGGGTACCTCCACATTTCATGTAATCTGCAGAGGAAGGttatatgtttattttaacattggcGCTTAGCTCTGTAGGTTGTCTCAGTGAATGCAGAGAATGGAATTATAAGGACAAATGACTGCTGCCCGCCTTACATAGTACATGACTCTTGACTCTGGGCTCTTACTGGTTAATGGGTTTATACTGGCCCTTGTCCATAGACCTATCCCATGGTGGCAGAGATCACTTGGCACAATCTGAATCTGAGAACTGTTTATATCTAATTTTCACTGCCGAACTAAGAGATTACTCCCTATAGGAACTGATCTTTGACCCAGGAACCTGGAGAACAAGTGCTGCTACAAGACTACACATCACAGACAGGAAACTTCCCTGGGGTTGAAATGAAGGAAGTATTTCATTTTGGCCCAGAGCTCAGAGTTGAATATCTTCTGGGTCCTAAACTTACATGGCTGGGTATGAGGTCCCATCTCTCACACCACTCCATGGTTCAGGGGCCTCAGGAGGTGCAAAGCGCAGGAGTCCTACAGGTGGCTTGGCAAAGGGAATTCCCAGGAAGGTGTGGACAGCAATGTCAGTATCTCTCACATGGACAAGGCTGCCTTGAacctggcctgtgtgtgtgttcctgatgGGGCTGGCTGAGTCCTGGCCTGTGGGTGGAGAAATTACATGAGGTTAGTTTGGTCCAGGCAGCAGCCACTACACTGATGTTTTCCACCTCATTTTCACTAGGGTTCACAGGGAAGGGAATCTGGGGTATGGAGGttcaggtgtgggatgtgggagtAGGAGTTTCTTCATCTCCCCAAAGCCAGGGACATTGCTCAGAGTCCTTTTGAATGGCAGTAGAGCATAACTGTGGGTAACAAGGAGACATAACTCAGAGCCACTCGGCAGCATGGCTGTGTTATTTTTCACCAGCACACAAAGGACTGTAGCAGGTGCCATCATACACAGAGGAGGGAAATGTCCCCTTtgctccctttcccctaactggcaGGTCCAGTGCTCTTCAGACCTTCTTACACCACAGTGGCTTTTTTGGATATGGGGTCTCCGTAGGCACCTCTGACCATCTGTGTGCTGCAGGGCTCACTCTGTGGGCTCTGGTGGTTGGTTGGGAGGCACACGATTCCCACCCATTTATCTGCCATCTTTACCAGCTCCTCCCTCTCTGGAGCCTCCCCCCCACAGGCTAAGCTGCTGACTCTTAGGAACTGGGCAGCTCTGACCCTGTTCCTCATGGCTCACTTAAGGAGTCTCACCTTCCACGtgcagagagagaagcaggacGCCACAGGCTACAGCATTCAGCCAGCCAGGAAGTCTGTACAGTGTCATGGTCAGCTCCTCTGTCTGAGTCCGTGTTGCTCCAGGATAGCTGTGTGTCATGGGCAGGAAACAAAATGTGTGGGCCTTGCCTAGGCAGGAATTTGGACCTAAAATCAAGTAGGCAGGAGACTCGGTAGGGTGGGGCAAAGTTCTTATTGCCAAAGAAGAGCTGGCCAGCAGACAAGGCAAAGCAATCTTTGTTCCTGTTCTTTGGCCTCCTAGACAGCCTTATCATGGCAGCGGAAGTACCTCTGCTATATTGTTCAACCTAAATTAGTTTAAACCATGATCATTGTCCTTCTATTGACTGGCCACATGTCAGTGTTGTTGATGAAGTCAGGGAACAATAATCTGTGACAGAGGATGCCAGGAGGGATTCTCTGAGTAGCCACATATTTAAGATATCCAGAGAGGGAGAGCTCAGATGTGACCATTTCAGTGATCTTAGGATCTACACAGACCCCTCCAcatatggctatttctctgaaatACTTCAACCCTGACACTTTTTAAGTCACACTCCCTGTTCATTCCACCTCCATAATATGTTTCCTCTTTTGGCCAGCTCCTGCTGAGATCAATTTCATACTCTTCTACCCAGTCGAGAAACAGTTTTAactatttcctgtttattttttactttgcacatgtttatatgtatgtgtgaatgccaTGGCAAACATGCAGTATACATGTGTGCCAGTCTTCTGCCAGTCAGATCTCTCCTTCTGCTATGTGGGTATGGGGAAATCTATTTAAGGCCTCTGGCCTTTTGAAAGTTCCTTTTTCCATTGAGCCATTTCCTGTCCTCCACTtaagaaatatttaattgggCCCCACTCACTCAAACACTGAGCACTCTGAGTCTATgataacagatgtcatgaatgaaatggacatAACAGAAATCCACACAattttttacccaaacacaaaagaatatacctttttctcaggaccttacagaaccttctccaaaattgattaTACAGTTTGTTACATAGCAAgcctcaagaaataaaaaaaaaattgaaataattctgATATCCATCAGACTAccatggacctcaacaacaatggacataacaaaaagcctatacatgcatggaaactaaacagctctatgctcaataacagctgggtcaggaaagaaataaaaagagaagttaaggacttcctagaattcaatgaaagtgaaggcacaacatacccaaacttgtgagacGCAATCAAAtcagtgctaacaggaaagttcatagcactaagtgtctttataaagaaatttgaaacatttcatacaagcaacttaatggcacacctgaaaaccctaggaaaaaaagcagacacacccaggaggtgtagatggctggaaataatcaaactcagggctgaaatcaataaactagaaacaaaaacaatttaaagcatcaatgaaactaagagttggtcctttgagaaaatcagcaagatagacaaacccttagccaaactaattaaaaggcagacagagactatccaaaaaaaagaaaatcagaaatgaaaaggaggacataacaacagacactgaagaaatccaaagaatcattaggtcttacttcaaaagcctatatggcagaaaatttgaaaatctaaatgaaatgggtatttttcttgatagattccacttaccaaagctgaatgaagatcaggtaaataaattaaataattctatattccccaaggaagtagaagaaatCTTCAGAAgtttcccattaaaaaaaaaatcccaggaacagatggtttcagcacagaattctaccagaacttcaataAAGAACTAATACCAGAATtctttctaccagaccttcaaagaagagctaataacaatgctcttcaaactattccacaaaacagaaacagaaggaatattaccaaactcattctatgaggccacaatcaccttgatacctaagctcacaaagacccaacaaagaaagagaattgcaaaacaattttcattataaacattgaagcaaaaatattcaataaaatactctcaaaccaaaTTATGAACACCTTAAaaatatcatccattatgaccaagtaggcttcatccaaggcatgcagaggtggttgaatatacaaaaattcatcagtgtaatccacaaactgaaagaaaaaaaaaaaaaaaacatgatcatttccttagatgtcaaaaaagcatttgttaaaatccaacacacattcaagtttaaagtcttggagagatcagg
Coding sequences within it:
- the LOC110540323 gene encoding pyrethroid hydrolase Ces2e-like translates to MTHSYPGATRTQTEELTMTLYRLPGWLNAVACGVLLLSLHVEGQDSASPIRNTHTGQVQGSLVHVRDTDIAVHTFLGIPFAKPPVGLLRFAPPEAPEPWSGVRDGTSYPAMCLQNDMMDSEVLNMMKLSMPPVSMSEDCLYLNVYTPTHAHEGSNLPVMVWIHGGGLVVGMASMYDGSMLAAIEDVVVVTIQYRLGVLGFFSTGDQHARGNWGYLDQVAALRWVQKNIAHFGGNPDRVTIFGESAGGISVSSHVVSPMSQGLFHGAIMESGVAVLPGLISSSSEVVYNTVANLSGCAAVNSESLVHCLRSKSEAEILAINKVFKIIPAVVDGEFLPKHPQELLASDDFHPVPSIIGATNDEFGYIIPLVMGSAQKIKEITRETLPAFLKNIAAKEMMLPPECGDLLMEEYMGDTEDPQTLQIQYTEMMGDFMFMIPALQVAHFQRSHAPVYFYEFQHRPSFLKHFRPPHVKADHGDEVSFVFGYLVSGIKPNTNEEELLSRKIMKYWANFARHGNPNSEGLPYWPMLDHEEQYLQLDIQPAVGRALKARRLKFWTKTLPQKIQELKQAQERHKEL